ACCCGCCCTGGAGCAGGGAGCCTCGGGGGAAATCAGACCTCCGGGGGTTGACCTGATTCATGTCAAGCGCGAGCATCCCTGCCTCACGGGCGGTCACCCAGCGCGCGCCCACCCCCGGGGGAGACGGCCAGGTCGGGGGGTGCTTATACTGGGTGGGAACGACACACATCGGCAGCGGGGTCGCGAGAACGAAATGTACACGCTCATCATCTTGGCAATCGGCGTATTCATCGGCTGGAACCTTCCGCAGCCGGCCTGGGCGCGGGACTTCCAGAACTGGGCCGTGCAGTCCGTGCGGACTGTGGTTGCGAAGATCAATCAGCGCACCTGAGCAGGGACAGCACACCGGGCAGGGCCGGCGCACCAGGCAGGGTCTGCCGGCAGCGCCCGTGCCAGGGCCCGGCGGGGGACTGCCCGTGCGGATGGGGAAGAACCCCCTCAGGGGGCTGGCCCGTCGGGCTCCGATAGACGCACGAGCATGACCGGCGCGGCGGCGTTCTGGGCGACGCGGTGGGCCGTCGATCCGAGGAGGATCTCGCCCACCGTCGTGTGACTGTGCGCACCCATGACGATCAGGTCGGCCGTGAGGCGCGCCGCCTCCTGGACGATGACCTCGAACGGCCTTCCCCGCAGGACCCGGACCTCCGCCACCAGGTTTCGCCCGTCCGCCCCCGGGCGCCCTTCTCGCTCGAGGAATTTCCGCACCAGCGCCCGCACCTCGTCCTGCACCTTCTGCCAACGTTCCCCGGCCTGCCGCGCCACCTCCGTCCCGGCGTAGAGCTCGAACATGTGCTGCGCCGAGGGCCCGAGTGGCTCCACGACGTGCAGGACCACGACGTCCCCGCCGTAGCGGTTGGCGATGCTCAGGGCGTGGCGCAGGACCTGGGGGGCGGTGTGACCCAGGTCCGTGGCGCAGAGGATCTTCCTGTATTCGGGCAGCATGGGCGCCTCCTCAGGGCATGAAGACCGCCGGCAGCCAGAGCGAGATCTGGGGGAACAGCAGCAGCGCGAGCAGGATAAGGGCCATCCCGGCGAGGTGGGGATAGATGCCCCGGTAGATCGTGCCGACCGGGGTTCCGGTGACCCCCGAGACGACGAAGGCGTTGATGGCCACGGGGGGCAGCACCACCCCGATCATCGTCACCACGGAGACGATGACCCCGAACCACACCGGGTCGTAGCCCAACTCCAGGACCACCGGCAGGAAGATCGGCGTGGCCAGGATCATGAACGCCAGGTCCTCGATGAACGACCCGCCGATCAGGTAGACCACGACGATCGCCAGCATCACCGCCAAAGGCGGCAGGGCGAGGGAGCCGAGCCACTCCGCGACCCGCATCGGGACCTGGGTGACCACGAAGAAGTGCCCCATGATGGTCGCCCCCGCGATGAGCGTGATGACCATCGTCGCGATGCGCAGGGAATCGAGCAGTGACTTGGCGAACTGGCGCGCGTCGATGTCCCGGCGCGCCAGCGTCAGCATCAGGACCGCGAAGCTGCCGATGCTTCCCGCCTCGGTGGGCGTGAAGAAGCCCGTCATCAGCCCACCGATGACCAGCAGGAAGA
The window above is part of the Gammaproteobacteria bacterium genome. Proteins encoded here:
- a CDS encoding universal stress protein, coding for MLPEYRKILCATDLGHTAPQVLRHALSIANRYGGDVVVLHVVEPLGPSAQHMFELYAGTEVARQAGERWQKVQDEVRALVRKFLEREGRPGADGRNLVAEVRVLRGRPFEVIVQEAARLTADLIVMGAHSHTTVGEILLGSTAHRVAQNAAAPVMLVRLSEPDGPAP